A region of the Halostella limicola genome:
GATCCGCCAGCCGTCCATCCGGATCGCGTCGATGGTGCGGCCGGACTGGATCAGCAGGTCCACGGCGTCGGGCAGTTCGTACTCGCCGCGGTCGCTGGGCTGGACGAGGTGACAGGCGTGGAAGATCGCGGGAGTGAACGAGTAGAAACCGGTCATCACGAGGTTCGACGGCGGGTCGTCCGGCTTCTCCATCAGTTCGATTATCTCGCCGTACTCGTTCGTGTCGCAGACGCCGTACCGCGATGCTTCCTCCATCGGCACCTCCTCGACGAGAAACGCCGCGTCGGCGCGTTCCTCCTGCTGGCGGCGGACCACGTCGCCGAGGTTCGCCCGGAAGACGTTGTCGCCGAGCATGAGGACGAAGTCGTCGTCGACGTAAGGTTCGGCCTGCAGGAGCGCGTGCGCGAGGCCGAGCTGCTCGCGCTGGTGGGCGTAGGTGATCGGCACGCCGCGGTACTCGTCGTCGTACCGCTCGATGATCTGCTCTTTCTTGTAGCCGACG
Encoded here:
- the aglF gene encoding UTP--glucose-1-phosphate uridylyltransferase AglF, giving the protein MQAVILAAGKGTRLRPLTDDKPKVLVEVDGKPLIEDVFDNLVDIGIDEFIVVVGYKKEQIIERYDDEYRGVPITYAHQREQLGLAHALLQAEPYVDDDFVLMLGDNVFRANLGDVVRRQQEERADAAFLVEEVPMEEASRYGVCDTNEYGEIIELMEKPDDPPSNLVMTGFYSFTPAIFHACHLVQPSDRGEYELPDAVDLLIQSGRTIDAIRMDGWRIDVGYPDDKDEAERRISEGETPEQ